One segment of Megachile rotundata isolate GNS110a chromosome 6, iyMegRotu1, whole genome shotgun sequence DNA contains the following:
- the U2af50 gene encoding U2 small nuclear riboprotein auxiliary factor 50 isoform X2 has translation MGEDYNGDRDRQDRDKDRDRDRDRDRRHRSRSRDRRKRSRSRSKDRRDRKRSSSPKKSRSSRRRKPSLYWDVPPPGFEHITPLQYKAMQAAGQIPANIVADTPQAAVPVVGSTITRQARRLYVGNIPFGVTEEEMMEFFNQQMHLSGLAQAAGNPVLACQINLDKNFAFLEFRSIDETTQAMAFDGINFKGQSLKIRRPHDYQPMPGMTDNPSMNVPDSPHKIFIGGLPNYLNEEQVKELLMSFGQLRAFNLVKDSATGLSKGYAFCEYVDVSMTDQAIAGLNGMQLGDKKLIVQRASVGAKNPMIGAQAPVQIQVPGLSMVGTSGPATEVLCLLNMVTPEELMEEEEYEDILEDIKEECNKYGVVRSVEIPRPIEGVDVPGCGKVFVEFNSVIDCQKAQQTLTGRKFNNRVVVTSYFDPDKYHRREF, from the exons atgggcgAAGATTATAATGGAG atCGAGATCGTCAGGACCGTGACAAAGatagggacagggacagggaccgTGACAGAAGACATAGGTCTCGTAGCAGAGATCGCAGGAAACGTTCACGATCACGTTCCAAAGATCGAAGAGATAGAAAGAGAAGTAGTTCGCCTAAAAAGAGTCGCAGCTCTAGAAGAAGGAAACCTTCTCTTTACTGGGATGTTCCACCACCAGGATTTGAACACATTACACCTTTGCAG tATAAAGCTATGCAAGCTGCAGGACAGATACCTGCAAATATTGTAGCAGACACACCACAAGCAGCTGTGCCAGTAGTTGGTAGTACAATAACTCGACAAGCAAGAAGACTTTACGTAGGAAACATTCCATTTGGTGTGACTGAAGAAGAAATGATGGAATTCTTTAATCAACAAATGCACTTATCTGGTCTTGCCCAAGCTGCTGGAAATCCGGTATTGGCATGCCAAATTAATCTGGATAAAAATTTTGCATTCTTAGAG TTCCGTTCCATAGACGAGACAACGCAAGCTATGGCATTTGATGGCATCAACTTCAAAGgccaaagtttaaaaataagaagaCCACATGATTATCAGCCTATGCCAGGAATGACTGATAATCCAAGTATGAACGTGCCAG atTCTCCACACAAGATTTTCATTGGTGGTTTACCCAATTATTTGAACGAAGAACAG GTGAAAGAATTACTGATGAGTTTTGGACAACTAAGAGCATTCAATCTAGTAAAGGATTCAGCTACAGGTCTATCCAAAGGTTACGCATTTTGCGAGTATGTTGACGTGTCAATGACTGATCAAGCAATTGCTGGATTAAACGGAATGCAGCTGGGAGACAAGAAGCTAATTGTACAACGAGCTAGTGTGGGAGCCAAGAATCCTATGATCGGCGCACAAGCTCCAGTTCAAATTCAGGTGCCTGGATTGTCTATGGTAGGCACAAGTGGACCAGCAACTGAG GTTCTCTGCTTGTTGAACATGGTAACTCCTGAGGAATTAATGGAAGAAGAGGAATACGAAGACATCTTAGAAGATATTAAAGaggaatgtaataaatatggtGTGGTTCGATCTGTGGAAATACCAAGACCTATAGAAGGTGTTGATGTACCTGGGTGTGGAAAA GTATTCGTTGAGTTTAATAGCGTAATTGACTGCCAAAAAGCGCAGCAGACACTTACAGGACGTAAATTTAATAACCGTGTTGTTGTGACATCATACTTCGATCCTGACAAGTATCATCGCAGGGAATTCTAA
- the U2af50 gene encoding U2 small nuclear riboprotein auxiliary factor 50 isoform X3 has protein sequence MDRDRQDRDKDRDRDRDRDRRHRSRSRDRRKRSRSRSKDRRDRKRSSSPKKSRSSRRRKPSLYWDVPPPGFEHITPLQYKAMQAAGQIPANIVADTPQAAVPVVGSTITRQARRLYVGNIPFGVTEEEMMEFFNQQMHLSGLAQAAGNPVLACQINLDKNFAFLEFRSIDETTQAMAFDGINFKGQSLKIRRPHDYQPMPGMTDNPSMNVPGTVPDSPHKIFIGGLPNYLNEEQVKELLMSFGQLRAFNLVKDSATGLSKGYAFCEYVDVSMTDQAIAGLNGMQLGDKKLIVQRASVGAKNPMIGAQAPVQIQVPGLSMVGTSGPATEVLCLLNMVTPEELMEEEEYEDILEDIKEECNKYGVVRSVEIPRPIEGVDVPGCGKVFVEFNSVIDCQKAQQTLTGRKFNNRVVVTSYFDPDKYHRREF, from the exons ATGG atCGAGATCGTCAGGACCGTGACAAAGatagggacagggacagggaccgTGACAGAAGACATAGGTCTCGTAGCAGAGATCGCAGGAAACGTTCACGATCACGTTCCAAAGATCGAAGAGATAGAAAGAGAAGTAGTTCGCCTAAAAAGAGTCGCAGCTCTAGAAGAAGGAAACCTTCTCTTTACTGGGATGTTCCACCACCAGGATTTGAACACATTACACCTTTGCAG tATAAAGCTATGCAAGCTGCAGGACAGATACCTGCAAATATTGTAGCAGACACACCACAAGCAGCTGTGCCAGTAGTTGGTAGTACAATAACTCGACAAGCAAGAAGACTTTACGTAGGAAACATTCCATTTGGTGTGACTGAAGAAGAAATGATGGAATTCTTTAATCAACAAATGCACTTATCTGGTCTTGCCCAAGCTGCTGGAAATCCGGTATTGGCATGCCAAATTAATCTGGATAAAAATTTTGCATTCTTAGAG TTCCGTTCCATAGACGAGACAACGCAAGCTATGGCATTTGATGGCATCAACTTCAAAGgccaaagtttaaaaataagaagaCCACATGATTATCAGCCTATGCCAGGAATGACTGATAATCCAAGTATGAACGTGCCAGGTACGGTTCCTG atTCTCCACACAAGATTTTCATTGGTGGTTTACCCAATTATTTGAACGAAGAACAG GTGAAAGAATTACTGATGAGTTTTGGACAACTAAGAGCATTCAATCTAGTAAAGGATTCAGCTACAGGTCTATCCAAAGGTTACGCATTTTGCGAGTATGTTGACGTGTCAATGACTGATCAAGCAATTGCTGGATTAAACGGAATGCAGCTGGGAGACAAGAAGCTAATTGTACAACGAGCTAGTGTGGGAGCCAAGAATCCTATGATCGGCGCACAAGCTCCAGTTCAAATTCAGGTGCCTGGATTGTCTATGGTAGGCACAAGTGGACCAGCAACTGAG GTTCTCTGCTTGTTGAACATGGTAACTCCTGAGGAATTAATGGAAGAAGAGGAATACGAAGACATCTTAGAAGATATTAAAGaggaatgtaataaatatggtGTGGTTCGATCTGTGGAAATACCAAGACCTATAGAAGGTGTTGATGTACCTGGGTGTGGAAAA GTATTCGTTGAGTTTAATAGCGTAATTGACTGCCAAAAAGCGCAGCAGACACTTACAGGACGTAAATTTAATAACCGTGTTGTTGTGACATCATACTTCGATCCTGACAAGTATCATCGCAGGGAATTCTAA
- the LOC100884064 gene encoding ribosomal L1 domain-containing protein 1 isoform X1: MVSSRNSLEKRKKSKESLHRLNGKSLKLKPKGKLDKLSKEKIKQKADKSLEPKKIVNTLDTEKVISKKSVNKKLTNKIQEKVDVARRLSLRSSQKKNIHEVGKAQLTKFKNHVGDSNNLKSNEKRKTVKATKNSRPTKLQSLKRKRLESDNNKENTNSLSLEDLSREHIVQCISAIFHLTEEQLKNKNALFDGESTPIFMQVTCIKVPKTPKRCMRILLPHSIVSSDDEVALFVGDLQKGRRKDYEPTIEHYQELLQKHSCTNIKTIIPMNQVKTEYDQFELKRKLVNSYDHFLVDGKIAGHLSHLLGKEFYTKRKLPTPIRMQSKDLKHEIEFALRKTLMQIHSFGDSHIVQVGHTLMNVDEILENILAACNYLSKNYPGGWDNIRSIRIKTSNSLALPIYTTLKNKNSVKLPVVEPKRPKAYRDVSGELSTTPSNTVVTVTPEGSITVDRKIKRFRKPTTEEN, encoded by the exons ATGGTAAGTTCTCGTAATAGTCTCGAGAAACGcaaaaaatcaaaagaatcatTGCATCGCTTAAATGGGAAAAGCTTAAAATTAAAACCGAAAGGAAAATTAGATAAATTAAGTAAAGAGAAAATAAAGCAGAAAGCAGATAAAAGTCTCGAGCCCAAAAAGATTGTAAACACCTTAGACACCGAGAAAGTTATATCTAAAAAAtcagttaataaaaaattaacaaacaaaATTCAAGAGAAAGTTGATGTAGCTAGAAGATTATCGCTTCGTTCAtctcaaaaaaaaaatattcatgaaGTTGGAAAGGCACAGCTTACGAAATTTAAAAACCACGTGGGAGATTCTAATAATTTGAAA agtaatgaaaaaagaaaaacagtGAAAGCAACGAAAAATTCCAGACCTACGAAATTACAGTCGTTAAAACGGAAAAGATTAgaaagtgataataataaagaaaatacaaaTTCTTTGAGTCTAGAAGATTTATCACGAGAACATATAGTACAATGTATTAGTGCTATATTTCATTTAACTgaagaacaattaaaaaataaaaatgcattatTTGATGGGGAAAGTACACCAATATTTATGCAAGTAACTTGCATTAAAGTACCAAAAACACCAAAAAGATGCATGAGAAT ATTATTGCCACATTCAATAGTATCTTCAGATGATGAAGTTGCGTTGTTTGTTGGTGATCTTCAAAAGGGCAGAAGAAAAGATTATGAACCAACAATAGAACATTATCAAGAGTTATTACAGAAACATAGTTGTACAAATATAAAGACTATAATACCAATGAATCAAGTGAAAACAGAATATGATCAATTTGAGTTAAAACGGAAACTTGTTAATAGCTACGATCATTTTCTTGTAGATGGAAAAATAGCAGGTCATTTATCTCACTTATTGGGAAaagaattttatacaaaaagaaaattgCCAACACCTATTAGAATGCAAAGTAAAGATTTAAAGCATGAAATAGAATTTGCATTGAGAAAAACTCTTATGCAAATACATTCTTTTGGCGATTCTCACATAGTCCAAGTTGGACATACATTAATGAACGTAGATGAGATTTTGGAAAATATATTAGCAGCATGTAACTATTTGTCCAAAAATTACCCAGGCGGTTGGGATAATATACGTTCGATTCGTATTAAAACAAGTAATAGTCTTGCCCTTCCTATTTACACAACATTAA aaaataaaaactCTGTTAAACTACCAGTAGTAGAACCTAAGAGACCAAAAGCGTACCGTGATGTATCAGGCGAGTTATCTACTACACCTAGTAATACTGTTGTGACTGTGACTCCTGAAGGAAGTATTACTGttgacagaaaaataaaaagatttagAAAACCAACAACAGAAGAAAATTAA
- the LOC100884064 gene encoding ribosomal L1 domain-containing protein CG13096 isoform X2, protein MSNEKRKTVKATKNSRPTKLQSLKRKRLESDNNKENTNSLSLEDLSREHIVQCISAIFHLTEEQLKNKNALFDGESTPIFMQVTCIKVPKTPKRCMRILLPHSIVSSDDEVALFVGDLQKGRRKDYEPTIEHYQELLQKHSCTNIKTIIPMNQVKTEYDQFELKRKLVNSYDHFLVDGKIAGHLSHLLGKEFYTKRKLPTPIRMQSKDLKHEIEFALRKTLMQIHSFGDSHIVQVGHTLMNVDEILENILAACNYLSKNYPGGWDNIRSIRIKTSNSLALPIYTTLKNKNSVKLPVVEPKRPKAYRDVSGELSTTPSNTVVTVTPEGSITVDRKIKRFRKPTTEEN, encoded by the exons ATG agtaatgaaaaaagaaaaacagtGAAAGCAACGAAAAATTCCAGACCTACGAAATTACAGTCGTTAAAACGGAAAAGATTAgaaagtgataataataaagaaaatacaaaTTCTTTGAGTCTAGAAGATTTATCACGAGAACATATAGTACAATGTATTAGTGCTATATTTCATTTAACTgaagaacaattaaaaaataaaaatgcattatTTGATGGGGAAAGTACACCAATATTTATGCAAGTAACTTGCATTAAAGTACCAAAAACACCAAAAAGATGCATGAGAAT ATTATTGCCACATTCAATAGTATCTTCAGATGATGAAGTTGCGTTGTTTGTTGGTGATCTTCAAAAGGGCAGAAGAAAAGATTATGAACCAACAATAGAACATTATCAAGAGTTATTACAGAAACATAGTTGTACAAATATAAAGACTATAATACCAATGAATCAAGTGAAAACAGAATATGATCAATTTGAGTTAAAACGGAAACTTGTTAATAGCTACGATCATTTTCTTGTAGATGGAAAAATAGCAGGTCATTTATCTCACTTATTGGGAAaagaattttatacaaaaagaaaattgCCAACACCTATTAGAATGCAAAGTAAAGATTTAAAGCATGAAATAGAATTTGCATTGAGAAAAACTCTTATGCAAATACATTCTTTTGGCGATTCTCACATAGTCCAAGTTGGACATACATTAATGAACGTAGATGAGATTTTGGAAAATATATTAGCAGCATGTAACTATTTGTCCAAAAATTACCCAGGCGGTTGGGATAATATACGTTCGATTCGTATTAAAACAAGTAATAGTCTTGCCCTTCCTATTTACACAACATTAA aaaataaaaactCTGTTAAACTACCAGTAGTAGAACCTAAGAGACCAAAAGCGTACCGTGATGTATCAGGCGAGTTATCTACTACACCTAGTAATACTGTTGTGACTGTGACTCCTGAAGGAAGTATTACTGttgacagaaaaataaaaagatttagAAAACCAACAACAGAAGAAAATTAA
- the U2af50 gene encoding U2 small nuclear riboprotein auxiliary factor 50 isoform X1 encodes MGEDYNGDRDRQDRDKDRDRDRDRDRRHRSRSRDRRKRSRSRSKDRRDRKRSSSPKKSRSSRRRKPSLYWDVPPPGFEHITPLQYKAMQAAGQIPANIVADTPQAAVPVVGSTITRQARRLYVGNIPFGVTEEEMMEFFNQQMHLSGLAQAAGNPVLACQINLDKNFAFLEFRSIDETTQAMAFDGINFKGQSLKIRRPHDYQPMPGMTDNPSMNVPGTVPDSPHKIFIGGLPNYLNEEQVKELLMSFGQLRAFNLVKDSATGLSKGYAFCEYVDVSMTDQAIAGLNGMQLGDKKLIVQRASVGAKNPMIGAQAPVQIQVPGLSMVGTSGPATEVLCLLNMVTPEELMEEEEYEDILEDIKEECNKYGVVRSVEIPRPIEGVDVPGCGKVFVEFNSVIDCQKAQQTLTGRKFNNRVVVTSYFDPDKYHRREF; translated from the exons atgggcgAAGATTATAATGGAG atCGAGATCGTCAGGACCGTGACAAAGatagggacagggacagggaccgTGACAGAAGACATAGGTCTCGTAGCAGAGATCGCAGGAAACGTTCACGATCACGTTCCAAAGATCGAAGAGATAGAAAGAGAAGTAGTTCGCCTAAAAAGAGTCGCAGCTCTAGAAGAAGGAAACCTTCTCTTTACTGGGATGTTCCACCACCAGGATTTGAACACATTACACCTTTGCAG tATAAAGCTATGCAAGCTGCAGGACAGATACCTGCAAATATTGTAGCAGACACACCACAAGCAGCTGTGCCAGTAGTTGGTAGTACAATAACTCGACAAGCAAGAAGACTTTACGTAGGAAACATTCCATTTGGTGTGACTGAAGAAGAAATGATGGAATTCTTTAATCAACAAATGCACTTATCTGGTCTTGCCCAAGCTGCTGGAAATCCGGTATTGGCATGCCAAATTAATCTGGATAAAAATTTTGCATTCTTAGAG TTCCGTTCCATAGACGAGACAACGCAAGCTATGGCATTTGATGGCATCAACTTCAAAGgccaaagtttaaaaataagaagaCCACATGATTATCAGCCTATGCCAGGAATGACTGATAATCCAAGTATGAACGTGCCAGGTACGGTTCCTG atTCTCCACACAAGATTTTCATTGGTGGTTTACCCAATTATTTGAACGAAGAACAG GTGAAAGAATTACTGATGAGTTTTGGACAACTAAGAGCATTCAATCTAGTAAAGGATTCAGCTACAGGTCTATCCAAAGGTTACGCATTTTGCGAGTATGTTGACGTGTCAATGACTGATCAAGCAATTGCTGGATTAAACGGAATGCAGCTGGGAGACAAGAAGCTAATTGTACAACGAGCTAGTGTGGGAGCCAAGAATCCTATGATCGGCGCACAAGCTCCAGTTCAAATTCAGGTGCCTGGATTGTCTATGGTAGGCACAAGTGGACCAGCAACTGAG GTTCTCTGCTTGTTGAACATGGTAACTCCTGAGGAATTAATGGAAGAAGAGGAATACGAAGACATCTTAGAAGATATTAAAGaggaatgtaataaatatggtGTGGTTCGATCTGTGGAAATACCAAGACCTATAGAAGGTGTTGATGTACCTGGGTGTGGAAAA GTATTCGTTGAGTTTAATAGCGTAATTGACTGCCAAAAAGCGCAGCAGACACTTACAGGACGTAAATTTAATAACCGTGTTGTTGTGACATCATACTTCGATCCTGACAAGTATCATCGCAGGGAATTCTAA